Below is a genomic region from Deinococcus koreensis.
TGCGCACCTGAAGCCACTGTTTTCTTACAATCAAAACTGAGGAGTTCCCCATGACCACCCTTCCAAAACCCCGCCAGCCTGAACTCAAAACTTCCCTGCCCGGCCCCAAGACCGCCGCTATCATGGCCCGCGACGCCCAGCACCTCTCCACCTCCTACATGCGCCCTTATCCGTTCGTGCCGGATCACGGCGAGGGCGTGTGGCTCACCGACGTGGACGGCAACACCATGCTGGACTTCTTTGCGGGCATCGCCGTGTCCACCACCGGGCACGCGCACCCGCATGTCGTCAAATCCGTGCAGGAGCAGATGACGCGGTTCGCGCACGTCTGCCTGACCGATTACCCGCAGGAAATCACGACCAGCCTCGCGGAACGGCTCGTGAAGCACATCGAGAAACCCGGCGAGAAGTGGCGCGTGTTCTTCGGGAACTCGGGCGCGGAAGCGGTGGAGGCGGCGGTGAAGCTGGCGCGGAACCACACCGGGCGCACGCACATCATCTCCACGCTGGGCAGCTTCCACGGGCGCACCTACGGGGCGATCACGCTGACCGGCTCCAAGACCAAGTACAAGCGCGGCTTCGGGCCGCTGCTGCCGGGCGTGTCGCACGTGCCGTACCCCAACCCCTTCCGGCCGCCGCTGGGCTCCACGCCCGAGTTCTGCGGCGACGCGGTGCTGGCCCACGTGAAGAACCTCTTCCAGACGGTGCTCCCGCCCGACGAGGTGGCCGCCTTCATCATCGAACCCATGCAGGGCGAGGGCGGGTACATCGTGCCGCCCATGGGCTTCCTGAAGAAGCTGCGCGGCCTGTGCGACCAGCACGGCATCCTGCTCATCTTCGACGAGGTGCAGTCGGGCATGGGGCGCACCGGGAAGATGTTCAGCTTCCAGCAGTTCGAGGAGTACGGCGGCGTGCAGCCCGACATCGTGACGGTCGCCAAGGGCATCGCCTCGGGCCTGCCGATCAGCGCCATGCTGGCCAAAGAAAGCGTGATGACCTGGCCGGTCGGCTCGCACGGCTCCACCTTCGGCGGCAACCCGGTCGCGGCGGCGGCGGCGCACGCCACGCTGGATCTGCTGGAGGGCGTGGTGAAGCACCCCGGCTGCGGCGACAGCCTGATGGAGAACGCCACCAGCGTGGGCGACTACATCCTGTCCGAACTGCGGGCCATGCAGACCGAGTTCCCCTTCCTGGGCGACGTGCGCGGGCAGGGCCTGTTCATCGGCCTGGAGTTCGTGAAGCCCGACGGCAGCCCCGACGGCAAGCTGCGCGACGCCGCCAGCATGGCGATGTTCGAGAAGGGCCTGCTGAACCTCGACTGTGGCGAGGCCGTCATCCGGATTTCCCCGCCGCTGATCCTGACGCGCGAGGACGCCGAGACGGGGCTGGAGATCATGCGAGGGGCGCTGCGGAGTCTGTCGACCCAGCGCTGAGCGTCCCAGCAGTCAGCCGCGATCTGGGGAACTCCCCGGATCGCGGCTGTGCTGTGGATGGGGAATCGCTCAGGCGGGCAGCTCCGCCTCCAGCGGCAGGATCTCGTTGGGGGGAGACACGGCCAGCGCGGCGTCCCAGGCGCCGGTCTCCAGGGCGTCCTTGAGCGGCGTGGTCAGTGCCGGGCGCTGGTTGCGGGTGGCCCTCATCAGGCGGCTCAGGTCGCCCTTGGGGCGGCGGTGTTCGTCCAGCAGGCCGTTGCGTTCCTGGAAGGTGTCGGTGAGCTGGGTGTAGCAGAAGCCCGCCACGCCCTGACAGTCGTGGATGGCCCACAGCAGCGACTCGTAGTGCGCCGTGAAGCTCTCGCCGTTGTCGGCCTGACTGTAGCCCCAGCCGGCCTGACCGTCCGAGAGGTAGGCGATGCCGCCGAACTCGGTGAGCATGACCGGCAGGCCGCGGTCGGCCAGGGCGGGATCGAGCAGCAGCGCGCGGCCGCCGGGGCGACTGTGCAGCAGCGTCTCGCGGATGCTCTCCCGCGAGCCGTAGCGCTCACGGATCACGCCGGGGTGCGGGGTGTAGTCGTGGATGGTCAGGACGTCGGTCGCGCCGTTCTCCCAGCCGTCGTTGCCGATCACCGGGCGGCTCGGGTCGAGGCTGCGGGTCAGTTCGTACAGGGCGCGCACCAGGGAGCGCGAGCGCTCGCTGCGGGTCAGGTCGGGCACCCCCCAGGACTCGTTGAAGGGCACCCAGGCCACGATGCAGGGGTGGCCCCGGTCGCGCCGCACGGCCTCCAGCCACTCCCGGGTCACGGCCTCGACGGAGCGGTCCGTGAGGCGGTAGGCGCTGGGCATCTCGGCCCAGACCAGCAGCCCCAGGCGGTCGGCCCAGTACAGGTAGCGCGGGTCTTCCAGCTTCTGGTGCTTGCGCACGCCGTTGAAGCCCAGCGCCCGGGTCAGTTCGACGTCGGCGCGCAGCTGCTCCGCCGTGGCGGACATCAGGGAGTCGGGCCAGTAGCCCTGATCGAGCACCAGCCGCAGCGGGTAGGTCAGGCCGTTGAGCATGAAGCGGCCCTGCTCGATGCCCACCGAGCGCAGCGCGGTGTAACTGCTGACCTGATCCACGACCACGCCGCCCTGCAGGACTTCCACGGTCGCGTCGATCAGCCGGGGGTGCTCCGGACTCCACAGCAGTCCCGCGCGGTGGTCGTCGATGCCGCCGTCGAGCAGGGGAATGACCCGCTGCAGTTCCTCCGAATGCAGGGTGTAGAGGTCGTCGGCCAGGAGCTGTTCGCCGTAGCGCAGCACGACCCGGATCCGGGTGCCGGGGCGGTAGCCGCTCACCTCCACGTTCAGGTGGAGGCCCCAGAGATCCAGATCGGGCTGGAACTCCAGGCGGCGGATGGCCGTGGCCGGCACCCGCTCCAGCCACACCGTCTGCCAGATGCCGGTGGTGCGCGGATACCAGATGGCGTGGGGCTCAGCGAGCCAGTCCTGCTTGCCCCGCGGCTGATCCAGCGCCAGAGGGTCGTCCTCGGCGCGCACCACGACCTCGAACGGTGCGTGGGCGAAGGCGCTGACGTCGGCCGAGAAGGGCGTGTGGCCCCCCTCGTGCCGGGCCACTTCCTGCCCGTTCACCCAGACGGTCGCCCGGTAGTCCACCGCGCCGAAGTGCAGCATCGTGCGGCCCGGTGCCCAGGGGGCCGGGCACTCCAGCGTCCGGCGGTACCACACGGCCCGCCCGTGGATGGGCTGATGAAGGCCGCTGGCCCGGCTCTCGGGCGCGTAGGGGACCTCGATCACCAGAT
It encodes:
- a CDS encoding acetyl ornithine aminotransferase family protein → MTTLPKPRQPELKTSLPGPKTAAIMARDAQHLSTSYMRPYPFVPDHGEGVWLTDVDGNTMLDFFAGIAVSTTGHAHPHVVKSVQEQMTRFAHVCLTDYPQEITTSLAERLVKHIEKPGEKWRVFFGNSGAEAVEAAVKLARNHTGRTHIISTLGSFHGRTYGAITLTGSKTKYKRGFGPLLPGVSHVPYPNPFRPPLGSTPEFCGDAVLAHVKNLFQTVLPPDEVAAFIIEPMQGEGGYIVPPMGFLKKLRGLCDQHGILLIFDEVQSGMGRTGKMFSFQQFEEYGGVQPDIVTVAKGIASGLPISAMLAKESVMTWPVGSHGSTFGGNPVAAAAAHATLDLLEGVVKHPGCGDSLMENATSVGDYILSELRAMQTEFPFLGDVRGQGLFIGLEFVKPDGSPDGKLRDAASMAMFEKGLLNLDCGEAVIRISPPLILTREDAETGLEIMRGALRSLSTQR
- a CDS encoding glycoside hydrolase family 2 protein, which gives rise to MATAHLSTTPLPSTPLSVHPRPLLQRGEWQSADGSWAFAFDPQAEYRLPAEVPFDLVIEVPYAPESRASGLHQPIHGRAVWYRRTLECPAPWAPGRTMLHFGAVDYRATVWVNGQEVARHEGGHTPFSADVSAFAHAPFEVVVRAEDDPLALDQPRGKQDWLAEPHAIWYPRTTGIWQTVWLERVPATAIRRLEFQPDLDLWGLHLNVEVSGYRPGTRIRVVLRYGEQLLADDLYTLHSEELQRVIPLLDGGIDDHRAGLLWSPEHPRLIDATVEVLQGGVVVDQVSSYTALRSVGIEQGRFMLNGLTYPLRLVLDQGYWPDSLMSATAEQLRADVELTRALGFNGVRKHQKLEDPRYLYWADRLGLLVWAEMPSAYRLTDRSVEAVTREWLEAVRRDRGHPCIVAWVPFNESWGVPDLTRSERSRSLVRALYELTRSLDPSRPVIGNDGWENGATDVLTIHDYTPHPGVIRERYGSRESIRETLLHSRPGGRALLLDPALADRGLPVMLTEFGGIAYLSDGQAGWGYSQADNGESFTAHYESLLWAIHDCQGVAGFCYTQLTDTFQERNGLLDEHRRPKGDLSRLMRATRNQRPALTTPLKDALETGAWDAALAVSPPNEILPLEAELPA